Proteins from a genomic interval of Oceanispirochaeta crateris:
- a CDS encoding exodeoxyribonuclease V subunit gamma yields the protein MSSSSVLSGRLPGDHPEFIMCAYRIYQSSSLQNFIDNYSSILTPDSLFGRSLYLVVQNKSMGEWLKLKLAEKRGVSGDDPYVLPEKALRELAGGYGCVRTLLGEDDSSQAVLYMDNLKIRLYKILEEMFTRGGTVPAVCDELYRYISSFSALNDRNLTQIRSGRLYELADSIAGLFSHYGMNCLPLVEAWEEGVPYSGVSAVLKKHEDWQRFLWDKVFDNGLSLSRILRTVEASNDVYDHEVRRVVLFGSSFLGETALKFFYRLSRDIQVDHFILTPSSLYRKYPAQAQNPLLVSWCTQMDGFAELADSFDLEKSVHDYPMPSEQSALSILQADILEDRTVLDEKIPLSQEDHSLSIHGFTSPWREVEVLKDLILDALNKDETLGLTDIAVLAPDINTYAPFIEALFPSNDSGLYLPFNLIDLNSSEMSPLIQAFLHLFTLPGSKFTRSELFALFDNPCFREGQNINRQDRDDWLQLCEELNIRWGYDREHKAEIYSEASDFNSWERGFMRIREGLFWEEQDAPEILPYASPDEDSKRSRGVLMQVVQNLFNDFYELDRISMPLEQWVLLAESFLESYLKPRKENPGDEQDRYRLKSCFRDMLNLSEETPLPGDREFGFYVFRTLLTEFIRKSSGVKGRYLTQGITCSSLKPMRAIPFRRIYILGMNESDFPGEDEALSFDLKDSVGQTIDLSRRGGDRYAFLETILSAQEHLTLFYKNRDALRGEVLQPSILISELLDYMNRRFDFSPKGAAEDFLIQEESIHNFDSRYFDGTSRSRSFNPQALESASIQVCTESSQEVSYSLIRRDDTVSGDEEDLSLSIDDLLSYLKNPAAWYFRRILKIYPEEEESPEKESGEIRELTYLDRYGYFDRRLKAPGMLGDTSELDSYLKEQQLRGNLPDSDILFLEQERLQQRLNEMGSQAESRHLADELTDLRDLLVDPERLNHLWGHDPLLPQLTAPQLQRKILYQGVLRPVYLSGMLDSLSVSEDGSLWKTLEFCDSGEPVHRHSLKALLKFLVLSSLDDTMKELQLIRIGKRDYPRMVFCGSGDQEAHRVILENPAARLDALVTLCLKTDGEVLPLYPVLGEALAKALVLKPQMSDDELAELWLKQWQKEASNKRGTQTFHRCVYRHHFLKTPPEVDPVALRELLELFYVPLSRADEKGKKSGR from the coding sequence ATGTCATCATCCTCTGTTCTATCTGGACGATTGCCCGGCGATCATCCTGAGTTCATAATGTGTGCTTACAGGATTTATCAGAGTTCATCCTTACAGAATTTCATAGACAATTATTCTTCTATCCTCACCCCTGACTCTCTTTTTGGCCGGTCTCTTTATCTGGTTGTTCAAAATAAGAGCATGGGAGAATGGCTTAAGCTTAAGTTGGCAGAAAAGCGGGGTGTTAGCGGAGACGATCCCTATGTCCTGCCAGAGAAAGCCCTCAGGGAGTTAGCCGGTGGATATGGCTGTGTGCGGACACTATTGGGAGAAGATGATAGTTCTCAGGCTGTTCTCTATATGGATAATCTTAAGATAAGGCTCTATAAAATTCTGGAAGAGATGTTCACCCGAGGAGGGACTGTTCCTGCTGTTTGTGATGAGCTTTACCGGTATATATCTTCTTTTTCAGCTTTAAATGATAGGAATCTCACTCAGATACGGTCGGGCCGGCTTTATGAACTGGCAGACAGTATTGCCGGATTATTCTCCCATTACGGTATGAACTGCCTTCCCCTGGTGGAAGCCTGGGAAGAAGGGGTTCCCTACAGCGGCGTTTCAGCTGTTCTTAAAAAACACGAAGACTGGCAACGATTCCTCTGGGATAAAGTTTTTGACAACGGTTTGTCTCTCAGCCGGATTTTAAGGACTGTCGAGGCATCCAATGATGTTTATGACCATGAGGTCCGCCGGGTTGTGTTGTTTGGCTCCTCTTTTTTAGGTGAAACGGCGCTCAAGTTTTTTTACCGCCTTTCCAGGGATATCCAAGTTGATCATTTTATTCTGACACCCTCGAGCCTTTACAGGAAATATCCGGCCCAGGCGCAAAATCCACTCCTTGTGAGCTGGTGTACCCAGATGGATGGATTTGCCGAGTTGGCAGACAGTTTTGACCTGGAAAAGTCAGTTCATGATTATCCCATGCCTTCAGAACAATCCGCATTGAGTATCCTCCAGGCTGACATTCTGGAAGACCGAACTGTTCTTGATGAGAAGATTCCACTCTCCCAAGAGGATCATTCTCTGTCTATACATGGATTCACAAGTCCCTGGAGAGAAGTGGAGGTGCTCAAGGATCTAATTCTGGACGCCCTGAATAAGGATGAAACCCTTGGCCTGACAGACATCGCTGTTTTGGCTCCGGACATCAATACCTATGCCCCATTCATTGAGGCATTGTTCCCATCAAATGACTCCGGCTTGTACCTTCCCTTTAATCTCATCGATCTCAATAGTTCCGAGATGTCACCCCTCATTCAGGCCTTCCTTCATCTTTTTACACTTCCAGGGTCAAAATTCACCCGGTCAGAACTCTTTGCTCTCTTTGACAATCCCTGTTTCAGGGAGGGACAGAATATCAATCGGCAAGACCGGGACGATTGGCTGCAGCTCTGTGAAGAGCTGAACATCAGATGGGGATATGACCGGGAACATAAGGCGGAAATCTATTCGGAGGCAAGCGATTTTAACAGCTGGGAAAGAGGGTTTATGCGCATCCGGGAAGGTCTTTTCTGGGAGGAGCAGGATGCTCCCGAAATACTGCCTTATGCTTCTCCCGATGAAGACAGTAAGCGCAGCAGGGGTGTTCTGATGCAGGTAGTACAGAACCTCTTTAATGACTTTTATGAGCTGGACCGTATTTCCATGCCTCTTGAACAATGGGTTCTGCTTGCTGAATCCTTTTTAGAGTCATATTTAAAGCCCCGCAAAGAGAATCCCGGGGATGAACAGGACCGGTACCGCCTCAAATCCTGTTTTCGTGATATGCTGAATCTTTCCGAGGAAACGCCCCTGCCTGGGGACCGGGAGTTCGGGTTTTATGTGTTTCGAACCCTCTTAACCGAGTTCATCCGGAAGTCTTCGGGAGTGAAGGGCAGGTATTTGACCCAGGGGATCACCTGTTCTTCCCTCAAGCCTATGAGAGCAATTCCTTTCAGGAGAATCTATATCCTGGGAATGAATGAGAGTGACTTTCCCGGTGAAGATGAGGCTCTCAGTTTCGATTTGAAAGATTCTGTCGGGCAGACCATTGACCTTTCCAGAAGAGGGGGAGACCGCTATGCTTTTCTGGAAACCATACTCTCCGCACAGGAGCATTTGACCCTGTTTTATAAAAATCGGGACGCTCTGCGGGGAGAGGTCCTACAGCCTTCCATTCTTATCAGCGAGCTTCTGGATTATATGAACCGTCGCTTTGATTTCTCTCCGAAAGGGGCTGCTGAGGATTTTCTGATTCAGGAAGAATCAATTCATAATTTTGATTCAAGGTATTTTGACGGAACCTCCAGGAGTCGTTCTTTTAATCCCCAGGCTCTGGAAAGTGCGTCTATTCAGGTATGTACCGAGTCTTCCCAGGAGGTTTCATATTCTCTTATCAGGAGGGATGATACCGTATCTGGTGATGAAGAGGATCTCTCTTTGTCCATTGATGACCTCTTGTCCTATTTAAAGAACCCAGCAGCCTGGTATTTCCGGAGAATTCTAAAGATCTATCCCGAAGAAGAGGAGAGTCCCGAAAAAGAGAGTGGAGAAATCAGGGAGCTTACCTACCTGGATCGCTATGGTTATTTTGACCGCAGGTTGAAGGCTCCGGGGATGCTGGGGGATACTTCAGAGCTTGATTCCTACCTCAAAGAGCAGCAACTGCGGGGAAATCTTCCTGATTCAGATATCCTATTTCTGGAACAGGAACGGCTGCAACAGCGCTTGAATGAGATGGGTTCTCAAGCTGAATCGAGGCATCTGGCAGATGAACTCACAGATCTTCGTGACCTCCTGGTCGATCCTGAGAGGCTGAACCATCTTTGGGGGCATGACCCCCTCCTGCCTCAGTTGACTGCCCCCCAATTGCAAAGGAAGATCCTTTATCAGGGTGTCCTCCGTCCCGTTTATCTCAGCGGTATGCTGGACAGCCTCAGTGTTTCCGAAGACGGGAGTCTCTGGAAAACTCTTGAATTCTGCGATTCGGGAGAACCGGTGCACCGACACAGTTTGAAGGCTCTCCTCAAATTTCTAGTCCTCTCCAGCCTTGATGACACCATGAAAGAATTACAGCTCATCAGAATCGGCAAGCGGGACTATCCACGGATGGTCTTCTGCGGCAGTGGTGATCAGGAGGCTCATCGGGTCATTCTGGAAAACCCTGCTGCCAGGCTGGATGCTCTTGTGACTCTCTGTTTGAAAACTGATGGAGAGGTTCTGCCCCTGTATCCCGTTTTAGGGGAGGCCTTGGCAAAAGCCCTGGTTCTCAAACCTCAGATGAGTGATGATGAACTTGCAGAGCTGTGGTTGAAGCAGTGGCAGAAGGAAGCATCCAATAAAAGGGGCACACAAACGTTTCACCGTTGTGTATATAGGCATCATTTTCTCAAAACCCCGCCGGAAGTGGACCCTGTAGCATTGAGGGAGCTCCTCGAGCTTTTTTACGTACCTCTGTCCAGAGCTGATGAAAAAGGAAAAAAAAGTGGCAGATAA
- a CDS encoding UvrD-helicase domain-containing protein, whose translation MADKTFDPSKADLLKSIRLEASAGTGKTYNLERVVCELISRYGIPVESILVVTFTNKAARELRDRIRTLVTQRASETDEGDPEGFQRLKDAKKDFDRASIYTIHGFCQHVLKTWPFESSSSFSQEFLTDHSLMEEGVEDVLYREFRRIPDSKKDMIRSFFSGGLEDGVEGLVRDVVHLMEEEDVISIPSEYQMRLVREETAAFAEKRGGIRQALEALIPFAPTEERIKIILKEMNTGQRPPTPANIAGVWESLPPGDSLFEWLGNFFDSKKNQAKYLWLLCEDTLVEKSKNGKSLAALSNQDDVDLIRCVNDLFEALEPLMVPGRTDQTIYFKTLSYGYINEVISAARPIIEEKKALRGARDFSDLIRVLSDLLEEAPDGPLARAIRRQYRVVLVDEFQDTDRRQWSIFQTLFDRPDHNFFLIGDPKQSIYGFRGADLTVYFNACDSVDEERRYSLSTNYRSRRSLVEACNFLFSRLFALKVPGFREVPFEEVDAGNDQACIPVLADGSTAAAVQLCEIELEIEKPLARKDDLKDAWMNRAVLEIENILSGSITLNQGEQSAPISPGDIAILMEKNQDCETMQALLGRQGISAVIFSERKIMETEEASVFGLILRALAHPGGSSAPGALLLSPVFARTTAELQEIRQSEDYEQYLLFLRDAQMLCDQGQLIKVFRQFFEEEIPLPFMKGEKSWRNRLLGESRGKRSCTNLTHLAELFHFEQRQRGLDTRELYDFFLAQLHDPTGDEERQVRLDQDGQAVQILTHHSSKGLEFPIVFFFGAMSNGTMPNPSSLSYSWEDKRYRDFLVTRESIQKAALSDWEERKRLYYVSLTRASALLYMPWFPQSDFYYLTSIYATLAGEALFEEEDELLSCSTLQEMWPFHSHCAFLKSSKNAGDLKKQMNERIGTGLRSLTESRPDLFAFSKELPSLLPEKQRDNQKTDQGPVGLKAAELRSSVPFSRRIIPVVSFSSLTSSGHEDFTPRDDQDRDSQEESIDSEILAGALGLTRGAVFGNLVHCILEEIDYSLASSSLEEWLETGLFGPSEAMAFLEERTLRFFDQTWWKENGSVLSRMIHDVLNCPLSEVGPLKELSSSQRKHELEFLLSTEKGSSINKDDWSVMLQKGYLKGFIDLIFEKNGKLYIADWKTTVPPGKGTLSDYSPDNLKKTMDLHRYDLQAWIYAFALRRYMLSIDPGFSYERDFGGIYYFFVRGMGADGNTGVSFQRPREEDVLNLLKGSEG comes from the coding sequence GTGGCAGATAAAACCTTTGATCCCTCTAAGGCGGATCTTCTAAAGTCCATTCGCCTGGAAGCTTCTGCCGGAACGGGAAAAACATATAACCTGGAGCGTGTGGTTTGTGAGTTGATCAGCCGGTACGGCATCCCCGTTGAGTCCATCCTCGTTGTGACCTTCACCAATAAGGCGGCCAGAGAGCTGAGGGATAGAATCAGAACTCTTGTTACTCAGAGGGCTTCTGAAACGGATGAAGGAGACCCGGAAGGATTTCAACGGCTGAAGGATGCCAAGAAAGATTTTGACAGAGCCTCTATCTATACGATTCATGGTTTTTGTCAGCATGTACTAAAAACCTGGCCCTTTGAATCCTCTTCGTCTTTTTCGCAGGAATTTTTGACAGATCACTCACTTATGGAAGAAGGAGTTGAGGATGTGCTCTACAGGGAGTTCCGCAGAATTCCCGATTCAAAGAAGGATATGATTCGGAGCTTCTTTTCCGGCGGGCTGGAAGACGGGGTCGAAGGACTTGTCCGGGATGTTGTTCATCTAATGGAAGAAGAGGATGTAATTTCCATCCCTTCTGAGTATCAGATGCGCCTTGTGAGAGAGGAGACAGCCGCCTTTGCTGAAAAAAGAGGGGGGATACGTCAGGCTCTGGAGGCTCTTATTCCATTCGCCCCAACAGAAGAGCGAATCAAGATTATTCTCAAGGAGATGAATACGGGACAAAGGCCTCCCACTCCCGCCAATATTGCCGGTGTCTGGGAGTCTTTACCGCCCGGAGACAGTCTCTTTGAATGGTTGGGGAATTTCTTCGATTCAAAGAAAAATCAGGCTAAATATCTATGGCTCCTCTGCGAAGACACTCTGGTTGAGAAAAGTAAAAACGGTAAATCCCTCGCGGCCCTTTCCAATCAGGATGATGTGGATCTGATCCGTTGTGTGAACGATCTTTTCGAGGCATTGGAACCCCTCATGGTACCAGGCAGGACGGATCAGACCATATATTTCAAGACTCTTTCCTACGGATATATCAATGAGGTGATATCCGCAGCCAGACCAATCATTGAAGAGAAGAAAGCCTTAAGAGGCGCTCGTGACTTTTCTGATTTAATCCGTGTTCTATCAGACCTCCTGGAAGAGGCTCCCGATGGACCCCTTGCAAGAGCCATAAGACGACAGTACAGAGTCGTTCTGGTGGATGAATTTCAGGATACGGACCGACGACAGTGGTCCATTTTTCAGACTCTCTTTGACCGGCCTGATCATAATTTCTTCCTTATTGGAGACCCCAAGCAATCCATTTATGGATTCAGAGGGGCTGATTTGACTGTCTATTTTAATGCTTGTGACAGTGTGGATGAAGAGAGACGCTACTCCCTGAGTACCAACTACCGTTCCCGCCGGTCTTTGGTGGAAGCCTGCAATTTCCTGTTTTCCCGTCTTTTCGCTCTCAAGGTCCCCGGTTTCCGGGAGGTCCCTTTTGAAGAGGTTGATGCCGGAAATGATCAGGCCTGCATTCCTGTTCTTGCCGACGGCAGCACTGCGGCGGCAGTTCAGTTATGCGAAATTGAATTAGAAATTGAAAAACCCCTGGCTAGAAAAGACGACCTGAAAGATGCCTGGATGAACCGGGCTGTTTTAGAAATTGAGAATATTCTTTCGGGCTCTATCACTCTGAACCAGGGAGAACAGTCTGCTCCCATATCCCCCGGAGATATCGCCATTCTTATGGAGAAGAATCAAGATTGTGAAACAATGCAGGCACTCTTGGGGCGACAGGGAATTTCGGCGGTCATTTTTTCCGAGAGGAAAATCATGGAAACAGAAGAAGCGTCTGTTTTTGGTCTGATTCTCAGGGCTCTGGCTCATCCGGGGGGCAGCAGTGCTCCTGGAGCGTTGTTGTTGTCGCCGGTCTTTGCCAGGACAACGGCGGAGCTTCAGGAGATAAGGCAGAGTGAAGACTATGAGCAGTATCTTCTATTTTTGAGAGATGCCCAGATGCTGTGTGATCAGGGACAACTGATTAAGGTTTTTCGTCAGTTTTTTGAGGAGGAAATTCCCCTTCCCTTTATGAAGGGAGAAAAATCCTGGAGGAATCGACTCCTGGGTGAGAGCCGAGGGAAGAGAAGCTGTACAAATCTGACTCATCTGGCCGAACTGTTTCACTTTGAACAGAGGCAAAGAGGGCTGGATACACGGGAACTCTATGACTTTTTTCTTGCCCAGCTTCACGACCCTACGGGAGATGAAGAAAGACAGGTTCGTCTTGATCAGGACGGGCAGGCCGTGCAGATTCTGACTCACCATTCCAGCAAGGGGCTTGAGTTTCCCATTGTCTTTTTCTTTGGTGCCATGTCCAACGGAACCATGCCCAATCCAAGCAGCCTGAGTTATTCTTGGGAGGATAAGAGGTATCGGGATTTCCTCGTGACAAGAGAGAGCATCCAAAAAGCGGCTCTTTCAGACTGGGAAGAGCGTAAGAGACTTTATTATGTGTCTCTTACCAGAGCCTCCGCTCTTTTGTACATGCCCTGGTTCCCTCAGAGTGACTTTTATTACTTAACATCTATTTATGCAACCCTGGCAGGGGAAGCCTTGTTTGAGGAAGAAGATGAACTCCTCTCCTGTTCGACCCTCCAGGAAATGTGGCCTTTTCACAGCCATTGCGCCTTTTTGAAGTCTTCTAAAAATGCCGGTGACTTGAAAAAACAAATGAATGAGAGGATTGGAACGGGACTCCGTTCTCTAACAGAATCCAGGCCCGATCTTTTTGCTTTTTCAAAGGAGCTTCCCTCTCTGTTGCCAGAGAAGCAGAGAGATAATCAGAAAACTGATCAAGGTCCGGTCGGACTGAAGGCGGCGGAATTGAGATCTTCGGTCCCCTTCAGCCGGCGGATTATCCCTGTGGTTAGTTTTTCATCCCTTACTTCCAGCGGACATGAAGACTTCACCCCCCGGGATGACCAGGACCGGGATAGTCAGGAAGAAAGTATCGACTCTGAAATCCTCGCCGGGGCATTGGGCCTTACCAGAGGAGCTGTATTTGGGAACCTCGTTCATTGTATCCTCGAGGAAATTGATTACTCTCTGGCATCTTCGAGCCTTGAGGAATGGCTTGAAACAGGATTGTTCGGGCCTTCAGAGGCGATGGCCTTCCTTGAAGAAAGGACTTTGCGCTTCTTTGATCAGACCTGGTGGAAGGAAAATGGCTCGGTTCTCTCCAGGATGATCCACGATGTTTTGAACTGTCCCTTAAGTGAGGTCGGTCCACTGAAGGAGCTTAGTTCCTCCCAGAGAAAGCATGAGTTGGAGTTTCTTCTTTCTACGGAAAAAGGAAGTTCTATCAACAAGGATGACTGGTCAGTCATGTTGCAAAAAGGATATTTAAAAGGGTTTATAGACCTCATTTTTGAAAAGAACGGGAAACTCTATATTGCTGACTGGAAGACAACCGTTCCTCCCGGGAAGGGAACCCTTTCTGATTACAGCCCGGATAATCTTAAAAAAACCATGGACTTGCACCGATATGATCTACAGGCCTGGATCTACGCCTTTGCCCTGAGGCGCTATATGCTCTCAATTGATCCGGGGTTTTCCTACGAACGGGACTTTGGAGGGATATACTATTTTTTTGTCAGAGGTATGGGGGCTGATGGGAATACGGGAGTTTCTTTTCAAAGGCCTCGGGAAGAGGATGTCTTGAATCTTTTGAAAGGGAGTGAAGGATGA